One window from the genome of Luteithermobacter gelatinilyticus encodes:
- the groL gene encoding chaperonin GroEL (60 kDa chaperone family; promotes refolding of misfolded polypeptides especially under stressful conditions; forms two stacked rings of heptamers to form a barrel-shaped 14mer; ends can be capped by GroES; misfolded proteins enter the barrel where they are refolded when GroES binds) has product MAAKDLKFGSDARTRILAGVDALANAVKVTLGPKGRNVLLEKSFGAPRITKDGVSVAKEIELKEKFENMGAQMVREVASRTNDVAGDGTTTATVLAQSLIREGMKAVAAGMNPMDLRRGIDLAVEKVVADLKAKSKEISSSDEVAQVGSISANGEVSVGKMIAEAMEKVGKEGVITVEEAKGLESELEVVEGMQFDRGYLSPYFITNAEKMSVELENPYILLHEAKLSSLQPMLPLLEAAAQSGRPLLIIAEDVEGEALATLVVNKLRGGLKIAAVKAPGFGDRRKAMLQDIAILTGGQVVSEDLGIKLESVTLDMLGSAKNVTITKDDTTIVNGAGAKEDIEARCGQIRAQIETTTSDYDREKLQERLAKLAGGVAVIKVGGATEIEVKERKDRVDDALHATRAAVEEGIVPGGGTALLYSSRVLEGLEGENADQNVGISIVRRALEAPVRQIAENAGKDGAVIAGKLLESTDTNYGYDAQKEEFCDLVAAGIIDPTKVVRTALQDASSVAGLLITTEAMVAERPEEKPAAPAMPDMGGMGGMGF; this is encoded by the coding sequence ATGGCTGCTAAAGATTTAAAGTTCGGCTCTGACGCCCGTACCCGTATTCTCGCCGGTGTGGATGCACTTGCCAATGCGGTTAAAGTTACGCTTGGCCCGAAAGGCCGTAACGTCTTGCTCGAAAAATCCTTCGGGGCGCCGCGCATCACCAAAGACGGTGTTTCTGTGGCCAAGGAAATCGAGCTGAAAGAAAAATTTGAAAACATGGGCGCCCAGATGGTCCGCGAAGTGGCTAGCCGCACCAATGATGTGGCCGGTGACGGGACCACTACGGCGACTGTTCTGGCCCAGTCCCTGATCCGTGAGGGCATGAAAGCCGTTGCCGCTGGCATGAACCCGATGGATCTGCGTCGCGGTATTGACCTTGCCGTTGAAAAGGTTGTGGCAGACCTCAAAGCTAAATCCAAAGAGATTTCTTCAAGCGACGAAGTGGCTCAGGTTGGTTCCATTTCTGCCAATGGTGAAGTTTCTGTTGGTAAGATGATTGCCGAAGCCATGGAAAAAGTCGGCAAGGAAGGTGTCATCACCGTTGAGGAAGCCAAAGGTCTTGAAAGCGAACTGGAAGTTGTGGAAGGTATGCAGTTCGACCGCGGCTATCTGTCACCGTATTTCATCACCAATGCGGAAAAAATGAGCGTCGAGCTGGAAAACCCCTATATCCTGCTCCACGAAGCCAAACTGTCCAGCCTGCAGCCCATGCTGCCGCTGCTTGAAGCTGCTGCTCAGTCCGGCCGTCCGCTGCTGATCATCGCCGAAGACGTCGAAGGCGAAGCACTCGCTACCCTCGTGGTCAACAAACTGCGTGGCGGCCTGAAAATTGCTGCTGTGAAAGCTCCGGGCTTTGGCGATCGCCGGAAAGCCATGCTGCAGGATATCGCGATCCTGACCGGTGGCCAGGTGGTTTCTGAAGATCTTGGCATTAAGCTGGAAAGTGTCACGCTGGATATGCTGGGCTCTGCTAAGAACGTCACCATCACCAAAGACGATACCACCATCGTCAATGGCGCTGGGGCGAAAGAAGACATTGAAGCCCGTTGCGGCCAGATCCGCGCCCAGATCGAAACCACCACATCTGACTATGATCGCGAAAAACTGCAAGAGCGTCTGGCCAAACTGGCTGGCGGTGTTGCCGTGATCAAGGTTGGTGGTGCTACCGAGATCGAAGTGAAAGAACGTAAAGACCGCGTTGACGATGCTCTGCATGCGACCCGCGCTGCTGTGGAAGAAGGCATCGTCCCGGGTGGTGGTACGGCTCTGCTGTATTCAAGCCGTGTTCTCGAAGGTCTGGAAGGTGAAAATGCTGACCAGAATGTGGGGATCAGCATCGTGCGCCGTGCCCTTGAGGCTCCGGTCCGTCAGATTGCCGAAAATGCTGGTAAGGACGGTGCCGTCATCGCTGGCAAACTTCTGGAAAGCACCGACACCAACTATGGTTATGATGCTCAGAAAGAGGAGTTCTGTGACCTGGTGGCTGCCGGGATCATCGACCCGACCAAAGTGGTGCGTACCGCTCTGCAGGACGCAAGCTCAGTGGCTGGGCTGCTGATCACCACTGAAGCCATGGTTGCCGAACGTCCGGAAGAGAAACCGGCTGCACCGGCAATGCCCGACATGGGCGGTATGGGCGGCATGGGCTTCTAA
- the groES gene encoding co-chaperone GroES, which produces MAFRPLHDRVLVRRVDSEQKTAGGIIIPDTAKEKPSQGEVVAAGPGVKGEDGTVRPLDVKTGDQVLFGKWSGTEVKIDGEDLLIMKESDILGIIE; this is translated from the coding sequence ATGGCATTTCGTCCGTTGCATGATCGTGTTCTTGTCCGTCGCGTGGATAGTGAACAGAAAACCGCCGGTGGCATCATTATTCCGGATACCGCCAAGGAAAAACCCAGCCAGGGTGAAGTTGTTGCCGCGGGGCCGGGCGTAAAAGGTGAAGACGGGACTGTCCGTCCTCTGGATGTGAAAACCGGGGACCAGGTACTGTTTGGCAAATGGTCAGGTACCGAAGTGAAGATCGACGGAGAAGATCTGCTGATCATGAAAGAGTCCGACATTCTCGGCATCATCGAATAA
- a CDS encoding TetR/AcrR family transcriptional regulator, translated as MASSRRDHLVDTAVRLFNRYGYHATGIDTILKEAGVAKMTLYNHFKSKDDLVVAALKKKEQFFADQYRLKTAGWDLKPRGRLNAIIEVYEDWFRSPDFNGCMFLRGAGEYADPRSPVFQTIRAHKETTLKRYAGLGAELGMRDPFSFASQLMVIIDGAIQGAKIFGAEPAIKTMRTMVNRLVEGK; from the coding sequence ATGGCGTCCTCACGCAGAGATCATCTGGTCGATACGGCCGTCAGACTTTTTAATCGCTACGGATATCACGCGACAGGCATTGATACGATTCTCAAGGAAGCAGGCGTGGCGAAAATGACGCTCTACAATCATTTCAAATCCAAGGACGATCTGGTGGTGGCTGCTCTAAAAAAGAAGGAACAGTTTTTCGCCGATCAATACCGTCTGAAAACGGCGGGCTGGGACCTGAAACCCCGGGGGCGCCTCAATGCCATTATCGAAGTGTATGAGGACTGGTTCCGCTCCCCCGATTTTAACGGGTGTATGTTTCTGAGGGGGGCGGGCGAATATGCCGATCCAAGAAGCCCGGTCTTCCAGACCATTCGGGCTCATAAGGAAACCACATTGAAACGTTATGCGGGGCTTGGTGCGGAACTTGGCATGCGGGATCCGTTTTCTTTTGCCAGTCAGCTCATGGTGATCATTGATGGAGCGATCCAGGGGGCCAAGATTTTCGGGGCGGAACCCGCCATCAAAACCATGCGCACCATGGTCAATCGTTTGGTTGAAGGAAAATAA
- a CDS encoding glutathione S-transferase family protein produces the protein MYKLYDLALSGHCHKVRLFLNILGQDYETVPVDLLAGEQHSEAYLRLNPFGTVPVLVDGSTVIRDSNAILVYLALKHQAEAARDWYPRDAQTAAEVQQWFNISANQVLHGPAKAYIATVFTGDTNEHVLAVENSHKLYAIMDPLLAGQDWLVGGQPTLADIANYSYISRAPIAGVDLSPYDNIRRWLKNVENLDGFLAMPLPNPTPARDER, from the coding sequence ATGTATAAACTTTATGATCTTGCCCTGTCCGGTCACTGCCACAAGGTCCGCCTGTTCCTGAATATCCTGGGACAGGATTACGAAACCGTCCCTGTCGATCTTCTGGCGGGCGAGCAGCACAGCGAGGCCTATCTGCGGCTTAACCCCTTTGGCACCGTGCCTGTGCTGGTGGATGGATCCACCGTGATCCGGGACTCCAATGCCATTCTGGTCTATCTGGCCCTGAAGCATCAAGCAGAGGCCGCCCGGGACTGGTACCCGCGTGATGCCCAGACGGCCGCAGAAGTCCAGCAATGGTTCAATATATCCGCCAACCAAGTTCTGCACGGTCCGGCCAAGGCCTATATCGCCACCGTCTTCACCGGCGATACCAATGAACATGTCCTTGCCGTGGAAAACAGCCACAAACTGTACGCAATTATGGATCCGCTGCTGGCCGGGCAGGACTGGCTTGTAGGGGGACAGCCAACACTCGCGGATATTGCCAATTATTCCTATATCTCCCGCGCCCCCATTGCGGGTGTGGATCTTAGCCCCTATGACAATATTCGCCGCTGGCTGAAAAATGTGGAAAATCTGGATGGTTTTCTGGCCATGCCTCTCCCTAACCCTACCCCTGCACGTGACGAGAGGTGA
- a CDS encoding pyridoxamine 5'-phosphate oxidase family protein, whose product MTSSPPPLSAASPFHEGESLIQEKAGKRALVEKIGQKFIRPFLTEQQQEFFSNLSYLFLSVRDPKGWPLPTIMAGDVPLISVPDSQHMILHAFPEDRPNLHAGQHLGLLGLDFSNKRRNRVNGRVAALDGEKIIFRVDQAFGNCPQYIDIQDIAAIRSPSAPPIGLSEMTPAIRNVIRRSIRFFIASGYTAHQNETLSGMDMSHRGGPPGFVQTPNARTLIFPDYAGNNFFNSLGNILMDGRAGLLFVDFDSGLRLRLFGKADVIFDNFEAAGWTDPGDNPAKTSPPEKMPKARRLVRLNVEKILYSPGT is encoded by the coding sequence ATGACGTCTTCTCCCCCTCCCTTATCTGCTGCCTCCCCCTTTCACGAGGGGGAGAGCCTGATTCAGGAAAAGGCCGGCAAACGGGCTCTGGTGGAAAAAATAGGCCAGAAATTCATTCGCCCGTTTCTGACTGAACAACAACAGGAATTTTTCAGCAATCTTTCCTATCTGTTCTTGTCTGTTCGGGACCCTAAGGGGTGGCCCCTGCCCACAATCATGGCTGGCGATGTCCCCTTGATTAGCGTTCCGGACAGTCAGCACATGATCCTGCATGCTTTCCCTGAAGACCGCCCCAATCTCCATGCGGGCCAACATCTAGGGCTTCTGGGCCTGGATTTTTCCAACAAACGCCGCAACCGCGTCAATGGCAGGGTTGCGGCCCTGGACGGAGAAAAGATTATCTTTCGGGTGGATCAGGCTTTCGGCAACTGTCCGCAATATATTGATATTCAGGATATTGCGGCCATTCGCTCCCCGTCAGCCCCCCCTATTGGACTGTCTGAAATGACTCCCGCAATCCGTAATGTCATCCGTCGCAGCATCCGTTTTTTCATTGCCAGCGGTTATACCGCCCATCAGAACGAAACGCTCAGCGGCATGGACATGTCCCATCGGGGCGGTCCGCCGGGTTTTGTCCAGACCCCGAACGCCCGGACGCTGATTTTTCCCGATTACGCAGGAAACAATTTTTTCAACAGCCTGGGCAATATCCTGATGGACGGCAGGGCCGGACTCCTTTTTGTGGATTTTGACAGCGGCCTGCGGCTGCGCCTGTTTGGCAAGGCGGACGTCATCTTCGATAATTTTGAAGCGGCCGGCTGGACCGACCCCGGAGATAATCCTGCAAAAACCAGCCCCCCGGAAAAGATGCCCAAAGCCCGGCGGCTGGTCCGCCTCAATGTTGAAAAGATTCTTTATTCACCGGGCACATAA
- a CDS encoding DUF1491 family protein, translating into MTEERVKTSFWVSAEIRKLEGRLITAMVRYKGDVDRGLVLIKQNLMGDGSILYTQGRDPQGRLGWRTPLGPDPLPEDKAEDYIARQRKFDEDLWVLEIEDPQRVYVPGE; encoded by the coding sequence ATGACTGAAGAACGGGTGAAAACGTCTTTCTGGGTTTCCGCGGAAATTCGCAAGCTGGAGGGCCGGCTGATCACCGCCATGGTGCGTTACAAGGGGGATGTGGATCGGGGGCTTGTCCTGATCAAACAGAATCTGATGGGAGACGGTTCAATTCTGTATACACAGGGACGGGACCCGCAGGGGCGGTTGGGATGGCGTACGCCGCTGGGTCCCGACCCGCTACCGGAAGACAAGGCGGAAGACTATATCGCCCGGCAGCGCAAATTTGATGAAGATCTGTGGGTGCTGGAAATTGAAGACCCGCAGAGAGTTTATGTGCCCGGTGAATAA
- a CDS encoding helix-turn-helix transcriptional regulator has protein sequence MSISGNDLWLKKLTSTICKLGRAGFEQTLFDLVNLAVKVDHCTVFINRHDGTTGHLFTQSHLDEETCAALASAYAGGYYVQDPNLAPLVSFKTPPENEQLTVLGHNDPSAYTSEYRNRFFRNTGLIDKVSSLLQTRQYNIYCSFYRLKRSGKFTDAEFAELSRLLPLLTNLIFKHSRLREFRDKPADPIVTRVPLSRSSALMAKVLNTQNEVFGRLTTRERDVCSRILQGYTSEAIALELDVAISTVHTYRKRAYAKLGISSQNELFSLCLEFMPVTA, from the coding sequence GTGTCAATAAGCGGGAATGATCTCTGGTTAAAAAAACTGACCAGCACCATTTGCAAACTGGGGCGGGCGGGTTTTGAACAGACCCTGTTCGACTTGGTAAATCTGGCCGTGAAAGTGGATCATTGCACCGTGTTCATCAATCGCCATGACGGCACCACCGGCCATCTTTTTACCCAAAGCCATCTGGACGAGGAAACCTGCGCCGCCCTCGCCAGCGCCTATGCCGGCGGATATTATGTGCAGGACCCCAATCTGGCACCGCTGGTAAGTTTCAAAACCCCACCCGAAAATGAACAACTCACCGTTCTGGGACACAACGACCCCTCTGCTTACACCTCGGAATACCGGAACCGTTTTTTCCGGAACACCGGACTAATCGACAAGGTATCCAGCCTGCTGCAGACCCGCCAATACAATATTTATTGCAGTTTCTACCGTCTGAAACGCAGCGGCAAGTTCACCGATGCGGAATTTGCAGAATTATCACGACTGCTGCCGCTGCTGACCAATCTGATTTTCAAACATTCCCGGCTCAGGGAATTTCGTGACAAACCGGCAGACCCCATTGTCACCCGTGTGCCGTTGAGCCGCTCTTCCGCGCTGATGGCCAAGGTGCTCAACACCCAGAACGAGGTCTTCGGCCGGCTGACGACACGGGAACGGGACGTCTGTTCGCGGATCTTGCAGGGATATACCTCCGAGGCCATCGCGCTGGAGCTTGATGTGGCCATTTCCACCGTCCATACCTATCGCAAACGCGCCTATGCCAAGCTCGGCATCTCCTCCCAGAATGAACTGTTCAGCCTGTGCCTGGAATTCATGCCAGTAACGGCCTGA
- a CDS encoding MBL fold metallo-hydrolase codes for MSEKKFASQADLEEKKITFSKLSDNAYAFTAEGDPNTGVIVGDNAVMVLDTQATPVMAQSVIKEIRKVTDLPIKYVVLTHYHAVRVLGASGYNPEHIIASKDTYDLIVERGEQDYKSEYERFPRLFNAVDTIPGLTWPTITFTGEMTIWLGNVEVKLMQLGRGHTKGDTVAWLPKDKVLFSGDLVEFGATPYTGDAYLEDWPQTLENIAKLEPEKLVPGRGEALMTREQCLQGINETRAFLQDMYGSIKACLAEGLDLKTTYKKTYDLLKPKYGNWVIFDHCLPFDVTRGYDEAQGIRDPRIWTAERDKEMWESLEG; via the coding sequence ATGAGTGAGAAAAAATTTGCTTCACAGGCTGATCTGGAAGAAAAGAAAATTACCTTTTCCAAACTGTCTGATAACGCCTACGCCTTTACCGCCGAGGGCGATCCCAATACCGGCGTGATCGTAGGCGACAATGCCGTGATGGTTCTGGATACCCAGGCGACGCCGGTCATGGCCCAGTCCGTGATCAAGGAAATCCGCAAGGTGACCGACCTGCCAATCAAATATGTGGTCCTGACCCATTACCATGCTGTGCGGGTTTTGGGCGCCAGCGGTTACAATCCGGAACACATCATCGCCAGCAAAGACACCTATGACCTGATTGTCGAGCGCGGCGAACAAGATTACAAATCCGAATATGAACGTTTTCCACGCCTGTTTAATGCAGTGGACACCATTCCGGGCCTGACCTGGCCGACCATCACCTTCACCGGAGAAATGACCATCTGGCTGGGCAATGTGGAGGTCAAGCTGATGCAACTGGGCCGCGGGCATACCAAAGGAGATACCGTCGCCTGGCTTCCCAAGGACAAGGTTCTGTTTTCCGGAGATCTGGTGGAATTCGGCGCCACACCCTATACCGGGGACGCCTACCTAGAAGACTGGCCGCAGACCCTGGAAAACATCGCCAAGCTGGAACCGGAAAAACTGGTCCCTGGGCGTGGCGAAGCGCTGATGACCAGGGAACAGTGCCTGCAAGGCATTAATGAAACCCGCGCCTTCCTTCAGGATATGTACGGATCCATCAAGGCCTGTCTGGCCGAAGGACTGGACCTGAAAACCACCTACAAAAAAACCTATGACCTTCTGAAACCCAAATATGGCAACTGGGTTATTTTCGATCACTGCCTGCCGTTTGACGTGACCCGCGGCTATGACGAAGCCCAGGGCATTCGGGATCCGCGGATCTGGACGGCGGAACGTGATAAGGAAATGTGGGAAAGCCTCGAAGGCTGA
- a CDS encoding FAD-dependent oxidoreductase has translation MLKTYQWPEYDYVQSPEQKEGKVLRHPLVVIGAGPIGMTAALDCAHHGVPALILDDNNTVSIGSRAICYAKRPLEILDRLGLGEKLVKRGVDWKIGKVFFKDDLAYQFDLLPEEGHKMPAMINLQQYYLEEELVKACEAQENVELRWKHKVIGIEQHNDYAVLEVETPDGIFTMEADWVIACDGANSKVRDMVGAKFTGKFFQDRFLIADVVMKNDFPSERWFWFDPPFHRNQSTLLHKQPDDVWRIDFQMGWDADPEEAVKTENVVPLLKAMLGEDTEFVLEWVSIYQFACRRIDNFRYGRVLFAGDAAHQVSPFGARGANTGFQDIDNLAWKLKLVMDGKAPFGLIDTYHEERAFAADDNLKNSTRSTDFITPKSKMSRYFRDATLLLAEKYAFARPLVNSGRLSMPTPYEHSSLNTPDEDVFEGDMKPGTNCSDAPIRKDGQDAWFLNQIGDRFVVLCFDEVPGVQTVSIDGITAEILVVGRDFEDKEGLLEKRYDAQPGTTYLLRPDQYVAARWRRFDPEKIKTALATATGR, from the coding sequence ATGTTAAAAACCTATCAGTGGCCTGAATATGACTATGTGCAGTCCCCCGAACAGAAAGAGGGTAAGGTTCTGCGCCATCCGCTGGTGGTCATTGGCGCCGGCCCTATCGGCATGACCGCGGCCCTGGATTGTGCCCATCACGGCGTCCCAGCCCTGATTCTGGATGACAACAATACGGTCAGCATAGGCTCGCGCGCCATATGTTATGCCAAGCGCCCCCTAGAAATCCTTGACCGGCTAGGGCTTGGCGAAAAACTTGTCAAACGGGGCGTGGACTGGAAAATCGGCAAAGTGTTTTTCAAGGATGATCTGGCTTATCAGTTCGATCTGTTGCCGGAGGAGGGGCACAAAATGCCCGCCATGATCAATCTTCAGCAATATTATCTTGAAGAAGAACTGGTCAAGGCCTGTGAGGCCCAGGAAAATGTGGAACTGCGCTGGAAACACAAGGTCATTGGAATCGAACAGCATAACGATTATGCGGTCCTTGAGGTCGAAACGCCGGACGGGATCTTCACGATGGAAGCCGACTGGGTGATCGCCTGTGACGGCGCCAACAGCAAAGTCCGGGACATGGTGGGGGCAAAATTCACCGGCAAGTTTTTCCAGGACCGTTTTCTTATTGCCGATGTGGTGATGAAAAATGACTTCCCGTCCGAACGCTGGTTCTGGTTCGATCCCCCCTTCCACAGAAACCAGTCCACCCTGCTGCATAAACAGCCCGATGACGTTTGGCGAATCGACTTTCAGATGGGCTGGGACGCCGATCCGGAAGAAGCGGTCAAAACGGAAAACGTCGTCCCTCTGCTCAAGGCCATGCTGGGTGAAGATACGGAATTTGTCCTGGAATGGGTGTCCATCTATCAGTTTGCCTGTCGCCGGATTGACAATTTCCGGTATGGCCGGGTGCTGTTTGCCGGTGACGCCGCGCATCAGGTCTCGCCATTCGGCGCACGCGGTGCCAATACCGGCTTCCAGGATATCGACAATCTGGCCTGGAAGCTGAAACTGGTGATGGATGGCAAGGCCCCCTTTGGCCTGATCGACACCTATCACGAAGAACGGGCCTTTGCCGCCGATGACAATCTGAAGAATTCCACCCGTTCCACGGATTTCATTACCCCCAAAAGCAAGATGAGCCGCTATTTCCGGGACGCCACCCTGCTGCTGGCGGAAAAATATGCCTTCGCCCGCCCGCTGGTCAACAGCGGCCGCCTGTCCATGCCAACCCCTTATGAACATTCATCCCTCAACACCCCTGATGAGGATGTCTTTGAGGGGGATATGAAACCGGGCACCAATTGCAGCGATGCTCCGATCCGCAAGGACGGCCAGGACGCCTGGTTCCTGAACCAGATCGGCGACCGATTTGTCGTGCTCTGCTTTGACGAGGTGCCCGGGGTACAAACCGTCTCCATAGACGGCATCACCGCCGAGATCCTTGTCGTCGGCCGGGATTTTGAAGACAAGGAAGGGTTGCTGGAAAAACGTTACGATGCCCAGCCCGGCACCACTTATCTTTTACGACCGGATCAATATGTGGCCGCCCGCTGGCGCCGCTTTGATCCCGAAAAAATCAAAACCGCCCTGGCCACGGCGACCGGACGGTAG
- a CDS encoding DUF2783 domain-containing protein: protein MAPLNLDPNIAKPDDFYQELIDAQRDLDEDEVNLMNAKLILILANHIGDMDVLSEALRIARGDD, encoded by the coding sequence ATGGCACCTCTCAATCTTGACCCCAACATCGCCAAACCTGATGACTTTTATCAGGAACTGATTGATGCCCAACGCGACCTTGACGAAGATGAGGTCAACCTGATGAACGCCAAACTGATCCTTATTCTGGCCAATCATATCGGGGATATGGACGTGTTGTCCGAAGCCCTGCGCATTGCCCGCGGGGATGACTGA
- a CDS encoding M28 family metallopeptidase, translated as MKKILLGIMLSATLTACGGEEKTVQEKEPDIQAARLDANIQILASDEFEGRSPSSPGEEKTVNFLKQKFQEAGLKPGNGDSYFQEMDLVEITANPEAVMTIAHVGGRDELKYGPEYMAWTKRMVEQVSVDESEMVFVGYGIVAPEYGWNDYEGVDVKGKTVVILINDPGFATKDPALFTGKAMTYYGRWTYKFEEAARQGADAALIIHETAPAAYPWAVVEGSWSGPQFSLATEDKNMNRLKVEGWIPGDYAEKLFKTAGLDYAALKETATKADFKAVSLKAQMSLTLNNRIRQSKSRNVVAVLPGTDRADEYIIHMAHWDHLGKDESLEGDQIYNGALDNATGTAGLIELAHAYASAPTPPRRSVMFLAVTAEEQGLLGSQYYAEHPLVPLEKTVAAINMDVLNHLGPTRDVTVIGYGNSELDDYVDQAVKAVGRVTRPDPTPEQGSYYRSDHFSLAKVGVPAIYIDGGVDHVEKGEEWFLKQHEEYVANDYHKPSDEYSPDWDLSGAVEDLKLIYRIGARLANEDSFPNWRDGTEFKAKRDAMMK; from the coding sequence ATGAAGAAAATTCTGTTGGGGATCATGTTGAGTGCGACCTTGACCGCCTGTGGCGGCGAGGAGAAAACAGTACAGGAAAAGGAACCGGACATTCAGGCAGCGCGACTGGATGCAAATATTCAGATTCTGGCTTCGGACGAATTTGAAGGCCGCAGCCCGTCTTCGCCTGGCGAGGAAAAAACCGTAAACTTTTTGAAACAGAAATTTCAGGAAGCGGGACTGAAACCGGGCAATGGAGACAGCTATTTTCAGGAAATGGATCTGGTGGAAATCACCGCCAATCCGGAAGCGGTGATGACTATTGCCCATGTGGGGGGGCGTGACGAGCTGAAATATGGCCCGGAATATATGGCCTGGACCAAGCGTATGGTGGAGCAGGTCAGTGTGGATGAATCCGAAATGGTGTTCGTGGGGTATGGCATTGTGGCCCCGGAATATGGCTGGAACGATTATGAAGGGGTGGATGTCAAAGGTAAAACAGTTGTCATTCTGATCAACGACCCGGGATTCGCCACGAAGGATCCGGCGTTGTTTACCGGCAAAGCCATGACCTATTATGGGCGCTGGACCTATAAGTTTGAAGAAGCGGCCCGACAAGGCGCGGACGCGGCGCTGATCATCCATGAAACGGCCCCGGCCGCCTATCCCTGGGCCGTGGTGGAAGGCAGCTGGTCGGGGCCGCAATTCTCCCTGGCGACGGAAGACAAGAATATGAACCGTCTCAAGGTGGAAGGCTGGATTCCGGGAGATTATGCGGAAAAACTGTTTAAGACTGCGGGGCTGGACTATGCGGCATTGAAAGAGACGGCCACTAAGGCGGACTTCAAGGCCGTATCGCTCAAGGCCCAAATGTCCCTGACCCTGAATAACCGGATTCGTCAATCGAAATCCCGTAATGTGGTGGCTGTCCTGCCTGGGACAGACCGGGCCGATGAATATATTATTCACATGGCGCATTGGGATCACCTGGGGAAGGACGAAAGCCTGGAAGGGGATCAGATCTATAACGGAGCCCTGGATAACGCGACGGGAACAGCAGGCCTGATTGAGCTGGCTCATGCCTATGCATCCGCGCCTACGCCGCCGCGCCGGTCGGTAATGTTTTTGGCAGTAACCGCGGAAGAGCAGGGGCTTTTGGGGTCACAATATTATGCTGAACATCCGTTGGTGCCGCTTGAGAAAACCGTGGCTGCCATCAATATGGACGTGCTCAATCATCTCGGGCCCACACGGGATGTCACCGTCATCGGTTATGGCAATTCCGAACTGGATGATTATGTGGACCAGGCCGTGAAGGCCGTGGGCCGTGTCACTCGGCCGGACCCGACACCGGAACAGGGGTCCTATTACCGTTCCGATCATTTCAGCCTGGCCAAGGTAGGGGTGCCGGCCATTTATATCGACGGGGGCGTGGACCATGTGGAGAAAGGCGAGGAGTGGTTCCTAAAACAGCATGAGGAATATGTCGCCAATGATTACCATAAGCCGTCGGATGAATATTCCCCGGATTGGGATCTCAGCGGTGCGGTGGAGGACCTCAAGCTGATCTACCGCATTGGCGCAAGGCTCGCCAATGAAGACAGTTTTCCCAACTGGCGCGACGGCACGGAATTCAAGGCCAAACGTGATGCCATGATGAAGTGA